Proteins co-encoded in one Arachis hypogaea cultivar Tifrunner chromosome 11, arahy.Tifrunner.gnm2.J5K5, whole genome shotgun sequence genomic window:
- the LOC112720958 gene encoding uncharacterized mitochondrial protein AtMg00860-like, giving the protein MASHALHLQQVFQILVENQLVLNEKKCTFAVSSVEYLGHIISAQGVLADPNKTTAMLEWPVPTDQRALRGFLGLTGYYRRFVQGYGVIAKLLTELTKRNAFEWNDKAQETFKRLKRLMADLPTLAVPDFNQDFVWKQMHRVRGWVRCCPSKADQ; this is encoded by the coding sequence ATGGCTAGCCATGCCCTTCATCTCCAACAAGTTTTCCAGATTTTAGTGGAGAACCAGCTGGTGTTAAATGAGAAGAAATGCACATTCGCAGTGAGCTCGGTGGAGTACTTGGGCCACATTATCTCAGCACAAGGGGTCTTGGCGGATCCTAACAAAACCACAGCAATGCTAGAGTGGCCGGTGCCTACGGACCAACGAGCTTTACGGGGATTCTTGGGCCTTACCGGCTACTATAGGCGGTTTGTGCAAGGATATGGGGTAATCGCCAAGCTGTTAACGGAGTTGACAAAGCGAAATGCGTTTGAATGGAATGACAAGGCACAAGAGACTTTCAAGAGATTGAAGAGGCTGATGGCAGACCTACCGACTCTAGCAGTTCCGGATTTCAATCAAGACTTCGTTTGGAAACAGATGCATCGAGTGAGGGGTTGGGTGCGGTGCTGTCCCAGCAAGGCAGACCAATAG
- the LOC112720209 gene encoding pentatricopeptide repeat-containing protein At4g33990-like, whose amino-acid sequence MLSVLKFVPICKLNLVSKVLPLRRWVHHAPATPLHFHKNNKLGTSTSGFDFDFDVLIRVCRDINIAKRLHTLLVVLGKAQDVVLSTKLVNLYASLGDITFSRSTFNHLQRKNLFAWNSMVAAYVRSCRRHEALSCFNEFLLESGLRPDFYTFPPVLKACVSLIDGKKIHCYVVKLGFERDVFVAASLINLYSRFGALDIAYEVFDEMPDRDVGTWNAMISAFCQNGNAAEALDVLNRMRSEGLNMDPVTVSSVLPVCAQSGDIFNGMLIHLYVIKHGLDMDVFVSNALINVYSKFGRLGDAQKVFDHMKIRDLVSWNSIIAAYEQNNDAATALRLFKEMQFVGIQPDLLTIVSLASIFGQLSDRRISSSIHGFIIRHEWLEKDVVIGNALVNMYAKLGAMNCARTVFEQLPVKDIISWNTLITGYTQNGLASEAVDAFNMMEECTKIIPNQGTWVSILPAYSHVGALQQGMKIHGRLIKNCLYKDIFVATSLIDMYGKCGRLVDGISLFNEIPRETSVPWNAIISSLGIHGDGEVALQLFKDMLAEGVEPDHITFVSLLSACSHSGLVNEGERCFDLMQKEHGIKPNLRHYGCMVDLLGRAGYLEKAYNLVSSMPIQPDASIWGALLSACRIHGNVDLGTFASSRLLEVDSENVGYYVLLSNMYANIGKWEGVTKVRSLARDRGLRKTPGWSSVVVGNIVEVFYTGNQSHPKCTEIYEELRVLTAKMKNLGYVPDYSFVLQDVEDDEKEQILMSHSERLAMAFGIISTSPRSPIRIFKNLRVCGDCHNAAKFISRITERDIIMRDSNRFHHFKCGICSCGDYW is encoded by the coding sequence ATGCTTTCAGTTCTCAAATTTGTCCCCATTTGCAAACTCAACCTCGTTTCCAAGGTTCTGCCATTGCGGAGATGGGTTCATCATGCCCCTGCAACTCCCCTACACTTCCACAAGAACAACAAACTTGGCACTTCCACTTCCGGTTTCGATTTCGATTTCGACGTTCTAATCCGAGTTTGCAGGGACATCAACATCGCTAAGCGGCTTCACACTCTTCTCGTTGTGTTGGGAAAAGCTCAAGATGTTGTTTTGTCAACAAAGCTGGTTAATTTGTATGCATCTCTTGGGGACATCACATTCTCTCGCTCCACTTTCAACCACCTTCAGAGAAAGAACCTCTTTGCCTGGAACTCAATGGTGGCTGCTTATGTCCGCAGCTGCCGGCGCCATGAGGCATTGAGCTGTTTCAATGAATTCTTGTTAGAATCTGGTTTGAGGCCTGATTTTTATACCTTTCCGCCTGTGTTGAAAGCCTGTGTGAGTCTAATTGATGGCAAGAAGATACATTGCTACGTTGTGAAGTTGGGTTTTGAACGGGATGTATTTGTGGCTGCCTCATTGATCAATTTGTATTCGCGGTTTGGTGCTTTGGATATTGCATAtgaggtgtttgatgaaatgcctgaTCGAGATGTGGGTACTTGGAATGCAATGATTTCCGCGTTTTGTCAGAATGGGAATGCTGCTGAGGCATTGGATGTCTTGAATAGGATGAGAAGTGAGGGGCTGAATATGGATCCCGTTACTGTGTCGAGCGTACTTCCTGTTTGTGCGCAGTCGGGTGATATTTTTAATGGGATGTTGATTCATTTGTATGTGATAAAGCATGGTTTGGACATGGACGTGTTTGTATCAAATGCTTTGATAAATGTGTATTCTAAGTTTGGGAGGCTTGGGGATGCCCAGAAGGTTTTCGATCACATGAAAATTAGGGATCTGGTATCTTGGAATTCCATAATTGCTGCATACGAGCAGAATAATGATGCAGCTACTGCACTCAGGTTGTTTAAAGAGATGCAGTTTGTAGGAATTCAGCCTGACTTGTTGACAATTGTAAGTTTGGCTTCAATATTTGGTCAGTTAAGTGATCGAAGGATAAGCAGTTCaattcatggattcattattagGCATGAATGGCTTGAAAAGGATGTTGTGATTGGAAATGCACTTGTGAATATGTATGCGAAATTGGGTGCTATGAATTGTGCTCGAACGGTTTTTGAACAACTACCTGTTAAAGATATAATTTCATGGAACACTTTGATCACAGGTTACACACAGAATGGTCTTGCAAGTGAGGCAGTTGATGCTTTCAACATGATGGAAGAGTGTACAAAGATAATCCCCAACCAAGGGACATGGGTGAGCATTCTCCCAGCATATTCACATGTTGGAGCTTTGCAACAAGGAATGAAAATTCATGGAAGGTTAATTAAGAACTGTCTCTACAAGGATATCTTTGTGGCTACTAGCCTAATTGACATGTACGGAAAATGTGGGAGGTTAGTTGATGGAATATCATTATTCAATGAAATTCCACGGGAAACTTCAGTTCCTTGGAATGCTATAATATCGTCTCTTGGGATTCACGGAGATGGAGAAGTAGCACTCCAACTTTTCAAGGATATGCTAGCTGAAGGGGTAGAGCCAGATCATATCACATTCGTATCTTTGTTGTCGGCATGTAGTCATTCTGGCTTAGTGAATGAGGGCGAACGCTGCTTTGATTTGATGCAGAAAGAGCATGGAATCAAGCCAAATTTGAGACATTATGGTTGCATGGTTGATTTGCTTGGACGTGCTGGGTATTTGGAGAAGGCGTATAATTTAGTGAGCAGCATGCCCATACAGCCTGATGCGTCGATCTGGGGGGCTCTTCTTAGTGCTTGTAGAATACATGGAAATGTAGATTTGGGTACCTTTGCTTCAAGTCGTTTGTTGGAAGTTGATTCTGAAAATGTTGGCTATTATGTTTTGTTATCAAATATGTATGCAAACATTGGCAAATGGGAAGGAGTGACTAAAGTAAGATCATTGGCCAGAGATCGTGGTCTGAGGAAGACTCCAGGATGGAGCTCTGTTGTAGTGGGCAATATAGTTGAAGTCTTCTACACTGGGAACCAAAGCCATCCTAAATGCACTGAGATATACGAGGAATTAAGGGTTTTGACTGCCAAAATGAAGAACCTTGGTTATGTTCCGGACTACAGTTTTGTCCTGCAAGATGTTGAGGATGACGAAAAAGAGCAGATTTTGATGAGTCATAGCGAGAGATTGGCAATGGCGTTTGGTATTATCAGCACCTCACCAAGAAGTCCCATTAGGATATTCAAGAACTTGCGTGTCTGCGGTGATTGCCATAATGCTGCTAAGTTCATATCCAGAATTACTGAGAGGGACATTATTATGAGGGATTCAAATCGCTTCCATCACTTCAAATGTGGGATTTGCTCATGTGGTGATTACTGGTAG
- the LOC112720208 gene encoding putative stilbene synthase 2, translating into MVSVSEIRKVQRAEGPATVLAIGTANPPNCIDQSTYADYYFRVTNSEHMTDLKKKFQRICERTQIKNRHMYLTEEILKENPNMCAYKAPSLDAREDMMIREVPRVGKEAATKAIKEWGQPMSKITHLIFCTTSGVALPGVDYELIVLLGLDPSVKRYMMYHQGCFAGGTVLRLAKDLAENNKDARVLIVCSENTAVTFRGPSETDMDSLVGQALFADGAAAIIIGSDPVPEVEKPIFEIVSTDQKLVPNSHGAIGGLLREVGLTFYLNKSVPDIISQNINDALSKAFDPLGISDYNSIFWIAHPGGRAILDQVEQKVNLKPEKMNATRDVLSNYGNMSSACVFFIMDLMRKKSLEEGLKTTGEGLDWGVLFGFGPGLTIETVVLRSVAI; encoded by the exons ATGGTGTCTGTGAGTGAGATCCGCAAAGTTCAAAGGGCAGAAGGCCCTGCAACTGTATTGGCGATAGGCACAGCAAATCCACCAAATTGTATTGATCAGAGCACATATGCTGATTATTATTTTAGAGTAACTAACAGTGAACACATGACTGATCTCAAGAAGAAGTTTCAGCGCATTT GTGAGAGAACACAAATCAAGAACAGACATATGTACTTAACAGAAGAGATACTGAAAGAGAATCCTAACATGTGCGCATACAAAGCACCGTCGTTGGATGCAAGGGAAGACATGATGATCAGGGAGGTACCAAGGGTTGGAAAAGAGGCTGCAACCAAGGCCATCAAGGAATGGGGTCAGCCAATGTCTAAGATCACACATTTGATCTTCTGCACCACCAGCGGTGTTGCATTGCCTGGCGTTGATTACGAACTCATCGTACTCTTAGGACTCGACCCATCCGTCAAGAGGTACATGATGTACCACCAAGGCTGCTTCGCCGGTGGCACTGTCCTTCGTTTGGCTAAGGACTTGGCTGAAAACAACAAGGATGCTCGTGTGCTTATCGTTTGTTCTGAGAATACCGCAGTCACTTTCCGTGGTCCTAGTGAGACAGACATGGATAGTCTTGTAGGGCAAGCCTTGTTTGCTGATGGAGCTGCTGCGATTATCATTGGTTCTGATCCTGTGCCAGAGGTTGAAAAGCCTATCTTTGAAATTGTTTCGACTGATCAAAAACTTGTCCCTAACAGCCATGGAGCCATCGGTGGTCTCCTTCGTGAAGTTGGGCTTACATTCTATCTTAATAAGAGTGTTCCTGATATTATTTCACAAAACATCAATGATGCGCTCAGTAAAGCTTTTGATCCATTGGGTATATCTGATTATAACTCAATATTTTGGATTGCACACCCTGGTGGACGTGCAATTTTGGATCAGGTTGAACAGAAAGTGAACTTGAAACCAGAGAAGATGAATGCCACTAGAGACGTGCTTAGCAATTACGGTAACATGTCAAGTGCGTGTGTGTTCTTCATCATGGATTTAATGAGGAAGAAGTCCCTTGAAGAAGGACTTAAAACTACCGGTGAAGGACTTGATTGGGGCGTACTTTTTGGCTTTGGTCCTGGTCTCACTATTGAAACTGTTGTTCTCCGCAGCGTGGCCATATGA
- the LOC112720206 gene encoding pentatricopeptide repeat-containing protein At3g49710-like, protein MLVFNYHSWQLLNPHTFRNLLKACISERNLLAGKALHALFFKSHNNNNDNITTYLSNHFTILYSKCGTLRNARTAFDLTEHPNVFSYNAIINAYAKHSLPHIARQLFDQIPQPDLVSYNTLISAYAERGDCEEALGLLRVVREKCIAIDGFTLSGVIDACCGRGVGLIRQLHCFVVMGGFHSYASVNNAILTSYSKEGFLGEAKRVFHEMGVGGRDEVSWNSMIVACGQHREGSDALALFCEMVMMGLEVDMFTMASVLTAFTSLKDLAGGMQFHAKMIKSGFHRNTHVGSGLIDLYSKCAGGMLECRKVFEEIIAPDLVLWNTMISGYSQNEDLSEDALCCFRKMQRLGFCPDDCSFVCVVSACSNLPPSVGNQVHALTIKSDILYNRVSVNNALVAMYSKCGNLQDARKIFDTMPEHNTVSLNSMIAGYAQHGLEAESLWLFELMLQKDIAPNNITFISVLSACAHTGKVEEGQKYFNMMKEKFGFEPEAEHYSCMIDLLGRAGKLKEAERIIETMPFNPGSIEWAALLGACKKHGNVDLAVKAASEFVRIEPYSAVPYVVLSNMYASAGRWEEAATLKKMMRERGVKKTPGCSWIEIDKKVHVFVAEDTSHPMIKKIHEYMGEMLKKLKQAGYVPDIRWALMKDEEAVTAEEKERKLLYHSEKLAVAFGLICTEEGVPILVVKNLRICGDCHNAIKIISAISGREITVRDTHRFHCFKEGQCSCRDYW, encoded by the coding sequence ATGCTTGTCTTCAACTACCACTCATGGCAACTACTAAACCCTCACACCTTCCGGAACCTTCTCAAAGCATGCATATCGGAAAGAAACCTTTTAGCAGGGAAAGCCCTTCACGCACTCTTCTTCAAAtcccacaacaacaacaatgataaCATTACCACCTACCTCTCTAACCATTTCACCATTCTCTATTCCAAATGCGGCACTCTACGCAATGCCAGAACTGCATTTGACCTCACTGAACACCCCAATGTGTTCTCCTACAATGCCATCATCAATGCCTATGCCAAACACTCCCTTCCCCACATTGCCCGCCAGCTGTTCGACCAAATTCCTCAACCGGACCTTGTTTCCTACAACACCCTCATTAGTGCGTATGCTGAGCGCGGCGACTGTGAGGAGGCACTGGGCTTGCTCCGGGTGGTCAGAGAGAAGTGCATTGCCATCGACGGGTTCACCCTCTCCGGCGTCATAGATGCTTGCTGCGGCCGTGGCGTGGGGTTGATCAGGCAGCTACATTGCTTCGTGGTGATGGGTGGGTTTCATTCTTATGCTTCTGTTAACAATGCCATCCTCACGAGTTATAGCAAGGAGGGATTCTTGGGTGAGGCGAAACGGGTGTTTCATGAGATGGGGGTTGGTGGGAGGGATGAGGTTTCTTGGAACTCGATGATAGTGGCTTGCGGGCAACACCGTGAGGGATCGGATGCGCTGGCACTGTTCTGTGAGATGGTTATGATGGGATTGGAGGTTGACATGTTCACTATGGCTAGTGTGTTGACTGCCTTTACTTCCCTCAAGGATTTGGCAGGGGGGATGCAGTTTCATGCTAAGATGATTAAGAGTGGATTCCACAGGAATACTCATGTAGGGAGTGGTTTGATTGACTTGTACTCTAAGTGTGCAGGGGGCATGTTAGAGTGCAGGAAGGTGTTTGAAGAGATTATTGCACCAGATTTGGTTCTATGGAACACAATGATTTCTGGATATTCCCAGAATGAGGACTTGTCTGAGGATGCCCTCTGTTGTTTTCGCAAGATGCAGCGTCTTGGCTTTTGTCCAGATGATTGTAGTTTCGTGTGTGTGGTTAGTGCTTGCTCTAATTTACCTCCCTCAGTAGGAAATCAAGTTCACGCGTTGACAATCAAATCCGACATCCTTTATAATCGTGTTTCGGTGAATAATGCTCTTGTTGCAATGTATTCTAAATGTGGGAATCTTCAGGATGCGAGAAAGATTTTTGATACTATGCCAGAACACAACACGGTATCACTGAATTCGATGATAGCAGGTTACGCACAACATGGCCTTGAGGCTGAGTCACTATGGCTTTTTGAACTGATGCTGCAAAAGGATATTGCCCCAAATAACATAACCTTCATATCTGTTCTTTCTGCATGCGCACACACGGGGAAAGTTGAGGAAGGTCAGAAATATTTCAATATGATGAAGGAGAAGTTTGGGTTTGAACCAGAGGCAGAACATTATTCATGCATGATAGATCTTTTGGGTCGTGCGGGCAAACTCAAGGAAGCCGAGAGGATTATTGAGACGATGCCATTTAATCCTGGCTCTATTGAATGGGCTGCTTTACTTGGAGCATGTAAGAAACATGGAAATGTGGATCTTGCAGTGAAAGCAGCCAGTGAGTTTGTCCGGATTGAACCTTATAGTGCTGTTCCATACGTGGTACTTTCTAATATGTATGCCAGTGCTGGCAGATGGGAAGAGGCTGCGACACTTAAGAAGATGATGCGTGAAAGAGGAGTGAAGAAGACACCTGGTTGTAGCTGGATTGAGATAGATAAGAAAGTGCATGTCTTCGTGGCCGAAGATACTTCACATCCAATGATAAAAAAGATTCATGAGTATATGGGAGAGATGTTAAAGAAGTTGAAACAAGCAGGTTATGTTCCTGATATAAGATGGGCATTGATGAAAGATGAAGAAGCAGTGACGGCAGAAGAGAAGGAAAGAAAGTTATTGTATCATAGTGAGAAACTGGCTGTTGCATTCGGCTTGATCTGTACTGAAGAAGGGGTGCCAATACTGGTTGTGAAGAACCTAAGAATTTGTGGTGATTGCCACAACGCCATAAAAATTATTTCAGCCATTTCTGGTAGGGAAATCACTGTTAGAGATACTCACAGGTTTCATTGCTTTAAAGAAGGACAATGTTCATGCAGAGATTATTGGTGA